The sequence ACGAAGTGCAGGTAAGAAACATATACAGTAGCATTCATCACCACTTCCGTCACATTTGCACATATATTGCAGTGCTAAGTCACAAAGAAAGCAACTCACTCAATGGCGCTTGCTTTCTTAAAGAGCAACACACCAAACACAACAAAATACATAAGACAGAGCAACAAACCAGAAACTATATACTAAAAAACGACAGTCAAACATAAACTATAAATAGAAAAAATTGACACAATGAACAATAAAATGTATTACCTTCACCAAACTAACCCACCTACAACAGATAAGAACTACTGCGATAATGGAAGGTGCAGAAAAAcctgaaaagaagaaagaaaaaacccCACAACACAAAAATATTAGCAACAACATAATTCGATATCAACATGGAATCCGAAATTGAATACGATTTCAACATCAAACTTGAACAAAAAAAAACACTAAACATTACGAATAACCAAAAAAAACACCTAATGTTAGTCCCTCTGCAAATTATTTCAGAAATTCTGAGCAAGTTTTTTGCTTTGTGAATATGAGGACCAATCAATTGTTGACGATGGATATAAAATAGGTAGTTCAGATTGACTGAATCTTCAATCTGAAACACTTTATTTGTTAGTGTAAGGCAGTAAGGGGATCGTAATGCTTTGCCTGTGATATACGATTTGTAAATATCGCTAATTTGTGATTAAATGAATTGTTTCAAAAAAGTGGCCGAGATTGATAAAGGGAAGCAATGATGGTTTTGACTCAATGCATTTTGCAAAAGATTGACTCAATTGAATTTTTCATTTAATGGATTGATTTTGGAAAAGAAATATGGATTGTAGAGAACATCACTCCTAAAGAGATTAATAAATAAGAATATATCTCTCCATTAATTGTATCCAAACCGTTTGATTGATTATTGTGGCGTAATAATAGGAAGAATTTTGTTTTGGTTACTGATTGACTTTAATTgatttgattatttatatgtaATTTATCTAATTTTAATTTCAAAATAAGTAATCCAAATTTTTTGGTCAAATAGTTGAAAATGGATGCGATTTTAAATGtgattttggaagtttgaatttgaTATTCATAATAAGCTGTATGATATCGTAAATAAAATGTAACATGAGGTTATTATTGTCATTAGTTCTCAAATTGAAAAATCTATTATGTAATAATCTTTTCAACAATCAATCTAATGGTTGTAATTAACTTTTTTGATTAAATCAatggttaagattaaatacttgaaAAAATTATTACTCATTTTAGCTTCTCTTTTAATAAGAAGAGAGATATGAAATAtggatatatgaatatgaattaattaGCTAAGTAAATAAGAGAAGAAATTATGAGTAAATGTTGTTCTGACTTTCATATATAAAAATGTTAGTATTAGAATTTCATTGACTTTAGTGTTATTTTGAGTAAGAGATATTTTTTGAGACAAATATAAATAGTAATGCAAATTTTTTTTATGAGACGGGAGTATAATGATCAATttcaaatttttgagatttaatatCCTCTTCCAACCATGTCAGGCCGTAAGCAATAATTTCCCGGTTTTATACAAATGGTATTTTAATAATTACtaagtatatatttttttacaatatTTACTTTTAAATCTTTTTTCTTTTCTATTTGGAACTTCAAAATCTTTAATTTCTTTAAATCTTTTACTCTTTATTTTTTGAAGTTCGATTTCACATTCTAATAAAACACTCTGTACCAAAGAGCCAATGTACCGGCAACAAGAAAGCCAAGGTTCCGGCAAAAATGTGATTAAAGGTTCACATTTTTCAACAATTCAAATTTTCTTTTAAGACGGTTATATTTTCAAGTAGTTTCAATTCATTGGGTTTTCTCTTCACTTCGTTATCTATCTCAAGTGTTTCAAGTTTTCAAGGATGGTTTTATTGGATCGTAAAAGACTTTTGTTTTACTAGTTTAGCTCAAATTGTTTGTCTAGGTTATGTTTCATTGTGTTGTAGGTTTtagaacgaaaaaaaaaaaaaaaaaaaaaaatttcaaattttctaTCATTGCCCTTCCCAGACAAAAAAGTGATCGTATCAAATGTTAACCTTAAttgaattaaatttaaatttaattaaatttccaattaaattaattaattaactgtaTCATGTACGGAGTACTCCTTACTCCTATAATTTAATTTTAAAGGATGGATGGATGGATCCCAAACATCTTTTAcaaattaattttaatttatttatttattttataagtgTATAAATATACCTATAAATACAGATATACATATACTCCGTATTTTCGTATAGAAGCACTTGACTCTCCCTCCCTCCGAAACCGACTCTACTCCGTTCCCTTCAAATTACCctattaataattttaaattttaattttaattttattttaagtttaattcTAAATTTATTTTAAATCAACTGTTTAAAATAACTTTCGAGCCCTAATTTCCGCCAAAATCCCCAATTCTTTTTTTCCTCCCTCAAACTTCTTCAGTTTTTCGAACACTTGTATGTGATTCGTGCACAAGTAGTCCAGATCTAAACGTTTATAACTATGGTCGTTAACGGACGTCCAATAAAAAGAATGAAACGACGAGTAACGGCCGATCTGAACGACTTTTTGACTTTTCCGGCCGGAGAAAACACGGCGACGGCGCCGTTTAGGACAAGCGTGAGAGAGTTTTTACTCCTGCACGCGTTGTTACCGCCGCCTTCAAATCTATTACCACACCTGTTGACGTGGCAGATATTATTTAGGGTTGGTGAAGAGAGGAGTGATGTGAATGGTGATGCGTCTGTTATTCTTGATGTTATTGAAGAAGATGTGATGAGATCTAGATCGGTGTATTGTGATCAGTGCCGAGTTGTTGGTGAGTTAACTCAACTCGACCGAACGATTTAGTTTGACTTTCTCATTATATTGGTCAATTATTATTTTCTAAAAAAATCAATATAATTGCGAGCTGTATTGGCGGGAAGTTTGGTAAAGTTTTTTAATCTGATTGATACACACGTATCGAATAAGCGATGTCACCATAATTTAACAGGCCCAAACATCACCTATgtcttttttattttaataattaataattaataattaaattatataaatttaaaatctATTTAAGTACTCCGTCGACCGTCAGTCTCTATTGAGTATTGAGTATTTGTTTTAAAGCCGTCCCAAATTAAATTAATAGTCTAAAACTAATTTATTAAAATTTACTTTACAAAATATGTGAAAGATAagctattaatgaaaataatgagtagtaaactttaaatattttttcaAACATAAAAATATAGTAAAGTTTTagaaatatcaacttccttaatataATTAGCATTATTCTTTTATTCTTTATCAAAAATAAAATACCTTAAAGTCACCAAACAtaattttttactaaataattgttGGATGTGTGAGAATCACCTCTTACCATTAAAGAATATTCATTTTTCATTTTACATACTATAATAAGtatgaaagatttttttttttctgtatccCCTAATAAAACCATTTTTTAATATTTAAGATTGGTTGGGTAAAAAGCCAGAATTTAAAATTTAGATCAACAATAAtcggagtaaaattaaaatatatgtTTGGAGCGGAAACCCGGGGGTAAATAAAAAGTAGTATATAACTACACGTAATCCATTGGATTTGGGAATTTGTttcttaattataaattataattgaaaattgaattgaattgaataaaCTTGATACATGAAGGGTGGAGCGGAAACCCGGTATGTGGGAAGAGGTACCATTTCATAATAACGGGTCATGGGGCCTCCATTGGTGGCTACAACAAGTCttgtgctgcttgtggtacttacCTTCAATTGACTTATTCAAGGTCTGCTCTCTGCTGCGTGTGTTTGTTTCCCTAAaatctttttcattttttttttttttttcctttctaacTTTAGCTCATATCAGCAAGTACTTATAATTAATTGCAATCATAAAACAGTTAATGGGGTCACGGAGATGTTAGTGAATGTCATATATGAAGTTCAAAGCACAATACACAATAGTGATTCTTGTATATAGTTACCTGGGGTTTATAGTTACTTTTTTGAGCATTTGTTCTGATGTTGAGCTTTTGCAGGTGCAAATCATGCAACCATGTTATGACTACTGAAGAAGTTGAGGACTGGATGTATAAACAATTGGAGGATACCAATCATCTGTTACATGGTGTGGTCCATGCGAATGGGTTTGGTCACCTACTCAGAGTCAACGGCCGAGAAGGTGGGTCCCGTGTCCTCTCGGGCGCTCATATTATGGACTTCTGGGATCGTATTTGCAAAGTACTTGGAGTCAGGTTAGGGATCTTTCATAACATAATTGAGGTTTAAAAATGTTAACGTATCGTGTTTCTAATTATTTTATCATACAGACAAGTGAGTGTTACGGATGTGTCTAAGAAATACGGTATGGAGTTTCGGCTACTTCATTCTGTTGTTAAGGGTAATCCTTGGTATGGCGATTGGGGTTACGAGTTTGGTGCAGGAAGCTATGCTATTACTCGTGAagattacaaaaatgcaattgaaACTCTAGCAAATGTCCCGTTGTATACCTTTTCTTCACAAGGAAGTAAACCTCAAACACATTTGCAGGACTTGATTGCGTTTTACCAATCTCGTTCAGAGTTGGAAATTGAAACTGTTAGGGATTTGTTCCGTTACTTGACTACGTTAATGCATAACGCCGCCAAAAACCGCACAATGGTTGGAAGGACCAGTAAGAAGGCTAAACCGAGTGAGTGTAGGGTGTTATCTGTTTGGAATGCGAGTGACATTGTACTTGTTGAGGAAGCAATGTTTAGAGTATTGAGAGCAGTTAGTGGGACATCGTGGGTCAGTTTGCGTTCTTTACGTGGGGCCGTTTGCAGAGTGGGGCCACCTGAACTTCTAGATCACTGCCTCAAGGAACTAAAAGGGAAACAAGTACCTAACGGTATGGTGGTTGACGCCCGTTCCAATCCAGAATCGGGTGCTCTTGAATACAGGTTAGTAATTCACACTTGCTATCTGCAGTAACCCACTAGACCcaacccattttgccacctctgCTATTATGGTTGTGGCCTATTTTCCCATCTATACTCCTATAGTTGTTTATGTTAAGTTCACTAAATGTTTCTATCAATATTTGCAGGCTTGAACCTGGTAGCTTGCCACTGATTTCTGCCCACAGAGACGATCCAATTGCTATCTGCCCGTCTGAAGACCTTTTGCTGCGAGATCTAAGATACTTATACAAAGCTTTACTATATCCTCGATCCATGGTTAATCACGTACCTATCACAAAGAGTAACACAATGGTAAACTCTGCAATGAAACTTCTTGATTGCAAGCAGTTTGTCAAAAACTACCACCCTGAAAGCTTATATTCAAAAGCAAACCCGAACTCACTAATACTCTCATGTAAACCAGAACTCACTGAACAAATTTCGCTAAACCTACCTCCAGAATATATTATCCTTTCCCCAAACGCCACCATTCACTACCTTAAAGTCGAAGCATCAAAGGCTTTTCAAGAAGTGTATATAATTCTGAGAAGATTCCAAGCAGAAGAGCTTGTTGGAcatacgggtgttgatgattctACCAAAATCAAGCTTTTGGGCGGGTCAAAAGTTGAGACGCTTACTCTTCGTGGGAAGTGTCAAAATGGGCTTAGTAAGTTTCGAATGGAAAGAGGGGAGGAGACGTGGACAATGGATTGTCGGTGTGGGGCACAGGATGATGATGGGGAAAGGATGTTAGCGTGCGATGTATGTGGGGTTTGGCAACATACTCGATGTGCAGGTATTCCTGATTGCAATATGGCGCCGGGGAAGTTTGTTTGCTGTAAATGTGACCATGTTCGTGACGGAAATGGGGCTATGTTGAAGGGGAGCTTGTTTGAAGTTGGTGGAAAAGTGGATCTGTTTCGGGGTTGTCGTGTCTCGATGCATCTCGGTGGCTAATTTTTTGCCTGATTTTGTAAATTTTTGCCTTTTTGAAGTTGCCTTTCAGATTTTGGTGCATGAGGTGATCTAACGTCTAGCGAAAATGTGTAAATATTTAGACTTATATAGCCTCGTAGTCTCGAATAAAGGACTTAGCCATCGATCTCCTTTCTGCATTTTTTTTTtcctgttgaaaaaaaaaaaaaaaaaacaaaaaacttaTGTTGAACCTAGGACCTTTCATAAAACATGAAACCGACAGGGAGTCGACTAGCACCTAGCAAACAACAAACGAAAACCTAACTGCTAAAACTAACAAACACAACCAACCAAGGCACGAGCCAAACAAAACACGGGATGAAATAAGATATAAACAACACTAACATCCAGTCATCCACAACCACAAGATCATAAACAAAAGCAACAACAGAAAAAGAGAAACATGAAAATTGTCAAACACGGCTAACAAACCCGGAACAAACTTAATCGAAGCGAACCTCCTAGCTAACACCAAGCTTTTTCGCCGCCATGTAAGCCTTCCTACCTCGATTCTCAGGTTTGGAGAATTTACCAAAGAACTTGTTTGTAGTTAACCGTTTCGTTCGATCTTGATTCGTAAAAACCGTTGGATACGCACTCTCGTCCGTAACAGAAGTAGCACCAACATCGAAATTACCAACAGCACCTTCATCTTCAACGATTGGAAAAAGGAACTCCTCGAAACCAGGTTTCATTTTTCAAATTTGATTTCCTAGTCGCACCCGAAAGACAATCGAATGCCACTTTGTAATCACGAGTGAATATCCATGCCTTGAGGCACCTTTTTTCACAAACTTATACCAAAACACGGGCCCGCCATCTAACCTTCCAAGCATAAATGGGGAGTCAAACCTCCTCAACCGCAATGCTACTCGAACCCACGTTTGAACCACCATAATAATCAACAACCGAGGCTTCGATAAATAACTTTTGAACCGCTTCACCATAATCAACATCCTTCATCTACACCGATAACAATCCGATTCAACTTTGAGACCCAATCCGATGACCAAGCATCGTTCCACCCCTGATTAATACAAGCAAAATTGGTAACTTCGTTGACTCAAACATGCGTGCTAAGACCACCCTCATTGGCCTCCAACACGACATCGACTAGATCATGGATATGTTTGACCTTAGATGATTCGACGGAAACAAAAAGAGATCCAAATACACCAACACCAACAGAAGGTTTAACAGAACAGAAACAAAGTTATTAAACATAAAAGAACATATTATAAAAATTCATAAGTGGATAGTTTTTAGTGCATAATCAGATTTAACTATATTTGAATACGAAATCAAAAGTACTGATACATAATTTAGATTTAAGTCACCTTCGATTACTGTCGAAAGAATTTCAATGTACAACATCTGTTAACAACAAACAACTATTCAAGATTTGTGGCAAAGATTTGTACAATAGAAACTGCTGCATCAAATCATAAACTATACCATGTCATTCGAGTAAGAGCACCCAAAGAAAACATGCTTACACACCTAACAAAATACATAAACAATTACTTTGTCATTGCAGCTACAGAAAAAAAAGATAATAAACGATAAAGAGAACTTTGAAAGCAAAAAATCTAGACTACCATAAACATTCAATTTTAAGTTgctttagtaatattaataaggtACCAAAACATAAAATCCAAAACTTTCAGAAATAATGAAACCAGACGACGAGAATTTGCGAAGCTAAGGTTCAATTCTGTTTTACATTATCCATTCATATATCTGACTGCAATTATCAAATGCTCGATCTATCGTCGTTTTGACTTGTTATTTGATGACCTCTTGTTGTTTTTTCCATGAAACTTCTCAACTTCCTCGTCATCTTCACCACCTCTCCTTCTCTTATGACCTCCCCCTTCCTTTATTTTCTACATTTTTTACAAAAA comes from Rutidosis leptorrhynchoides isolate AG116_Rl617_1_P2 chromosome 4, CSIRO_AGI_Rlap_v1, whole genome shotgun sequence and encodes:
- the LOC139844047 gene encoding PHD finger protein At1g33420-like isoform X1; amino-acid sequence: MVVNGRPIKRMKRRVTADLNDFLTFPAGENTATAPFRTSVREFLLLHALLPPPSNLLPHLLTWQILFRVGEERSDVNGDASVILDVIEEDVMRSRSVYCDQCRVVGWSGNPVCGKRYHFIITGHGASIGGYNKSCAACGTYLQLTYSRCKSCNHVMTTEEVEDWMYKQLEDTNHLLHGVVHANGFGHLLRVNGREGGSRVLSGAHIMDFWDRICKVLGVRQVSVTDVSKKYGMEFRLLHSVVKGNPWYGDWGYEFGAGSYAITREDYKNAIETLANVPLYTFSSQGSKPQTHLQDLIAFYQSRSELEIETVRDLFRYLTTLMHNAAKNRTMVGRTSKKAKPSECRVLSVWNASDIVLVEEAMFRVLRAVSGTSWVSLRSLRGAVCRVGPPELLDHCLKELKGKQVPNGMVVDARSNPESGALEYRLVIHTCYLQDDPIAICPSEDLLLRDLRYLYKALLYPRSMVNHVPITKSNTMVNSAMKLLDCKQFVKNYHPESLYSKANPNSLILSCKPELTEQISLNLPPEYIILSPNATIHYLKVEASKAFQEVYIILRRFQAEELVGHTGVDDSTKIKLLGGSKVETLTLRGKCQNGLSKFRMERGEETWTMDCRCGAQDDDGERMLACDVCGVWQHTRCAGIPDCNMAPGKFVCCKCDHVRDGNGAMLKGSLFEVGGKVDLFRGCRVSMHLGG
- the LOC139844047 gene encoding PHD finger protein At1g33420-like isoform X2, which encodes MLSFCRCKSCNHVMTTEEVEDWMYKQLEDTNHLLHGVVHANGFGHLLRVNGREGGSRVLSGAHIMDFWDRICKVLGVRQVSVTDVSKKYGMEFRLLHSVVKGNPWYGDWGYEFGAGSYAITREDYKNAIETLANVPLYTFSSQGSKPQTHLQDLIAFYQSRSELEIETVRDLFRYLTTLMHNAAKNRTMVGRTSKKAKPSECRVLSVWNASDIVLVEEAMFRVLRAVSGTSWVSLRSLRGAVCRVGPPELLDHCLKELKGKQVPNGMVVDARSNPESGALEYRLEPGSLPLISAHRDDPIAICPSEDLLLRDLRYLYKALLYPRSMVNHVPITKSNTMVNSAMKLLDCKQFVKNYHPESLYSKANPNSLILSCKPELTEQISLNLPPEYIILSPNATIHYLKVEASKAFQEVYIILRRFQAEELVGHTGVDDSTKIKLLGGSKVETLTLRGKCQNGLSKFRMERGEETWTMDCRCGAQDDDGERMLACDVCGVWQHTRCAGIPDCNMAPGKFVCCKCDHVRDGNGAMLKGSLFEVGGKVDLFRGCRVSMHLGG